The DNA segment CGTGGCTGGCGCAGTCCCGCAGCCAGCGCTCCGTGAACTCGCCCGCCGTGAGCTTCTGGAGCTGGACGTACATGCCCCTTGTCTAGTTCCGCCAGGAGCCCGCGGAGGACCCTCCAGGCGTCCTCTTCGTCCCCCTGACGGACACCCACTTCTGCCTCCGTTTCCCATCAGGGCCGCGAGGCAGCTCGACTACCACCGCCCACGTCGCCCTTCCATGCCGACGGAGTCCCTTCCTGTTGTGGCACGGAAACGCCACAGAATCGCGGATCGAGAGATGCGATCAGGCAGCCCACGCGCCCGAGAGGCCAGGACGCCATTACGTGGCCGTCGCGGCCGAACACCCACGCGCCGCCGAATGCACCCCCCTCCAGTTCAGGCGGGGCTAGGTAGTTCACCACCAGGGTGGTGGTGCCTGCCAGTGCCACCCGCTCCGCGTACTGGGGTAACTCCTCCGCGTCCCAGCGAGCCTGATCCTCCGAGCCATCGCCGAAACACCGGGCCATGGGGACCAGCAACCAGTCGGGGCGCAATGAGCGCACGCTGGCCACGAGGCTGTCGTCGAAAAGGTCCCCGCACAGCAGGAAAGCCACCGAGCCCAGGGCCGTCAGCGCGACCCCGACCCCCTCTCCGTGGCCGTAGACATCCGGAGAAGCCCGGGGTCCGTGCCAACCGGGTGTGATTCGACGGTAGTGGAGGACAATGTCTCCCCGAGGGTCGAACAGCAGGGCGGCGTCAAACAGGCGATCGCCAGCGCGCTCCAGCATCCCCACGGCCAGGTAGACGCCCAGTTCCCGCGCGGTGCCACCCAGCACGGTGGTTACGGGCCCCGGTATCTCCTGGCCTAGGGGTAGGTCGCGTGCCGGGTCATCCACGTTGAGGAGCCCCGTGGGAGCCGCTTCAGGGAAAAGCACCAACGCCGCTCCCTGGCGACGGGCCTCGCGGGCGAGGCCCACGATCCCCGTCAGATTGAGATGGGGGTCCCGCGTGACTTCGTTAACCGCCAAGGCAACCTTCAAGACCATCAGCCTCCCCGTACCATGGATCGGCAGGACCCGGGCCGAGCCGCAGTGCTTCCAGCCGCGGGCAGCCAGAGGCACCCACGCGCCCGCTGACCGGGATACAGTCGCCGAGCCCGGCACCGCTTCGCCGTATGAGGTTCCGCAATCGCCCAGGAGGGTAAGATCGACCATCAGGCAGGAAGAACTGACGTTACTACCGGCGACATCCACCCCGTAGCGGGCTTCCTCCTCGGACATGCCGTCGCACCCCCAGGGCGCGTTCCCCATCGCCGATGATATCCCGCTTCCCCGTGATGGCCACCACCGCTCCCCACCTGCGAGCAGGGTTCTGCGCCACCGCCACCGGGTCCTCCACTCCCACAATGCTTTCCACGCCGGAGCGTGGGCAGGTACGATCCCTGCACACCCAGGGAATGCCGGCACTGCGCCCCAACCCGGCACGGCGAGGAAATCCAGCCAAGCTTAAAATCTATCGTCGGGAGGCATCTTGACACCGCCGGTGAGCCCGTATAGTTTTGTATAAGCGGGTGATGGAGCTCACCCTTAAATGCGCAGCGCGCTGATGGCTCCTACCAGATCCGACGAGGAGGTGGGAGCCTTTGCCATTCGATGATGAGGATCGGGGACCGACCCTTTTGAAATACAGCGGAAACGTAGTGAACCCCGACCGGGAGGAACCCACGCAAAGTCCTGATGACCCCTACCTGATCGCCTTGACAGAGGCGTTGTGGCACCCGGAACCGCAAACGCGGCAGGTTGTCGCCTGGATCCTGGGGCAAAAGAAGGCCGTCCAGGCGGTGTCGGCCCTGAAGATGGCCATCGCCCACTTCCGTGACAGCGATCCCTACTTCGTGGCGACCGCGGCCAGAGCACTCGGTGCCATCGGTGACCCGGAGGCTATCCCCCTTCTAGCCGAACTACTCGACGGCTCCTATCTAGCGGTCAGGCTGGCAGCCGTGCAGGCACTTGCAGACATCGGTAGCCCGCCCGCGCTGGAGGCGCTTTACCGTGCCCGAGCCGACCCCAGCCCCACGGTTCGCCAGGCCCTTGACCGCATCCCGGGCGTGCCCCCGCCCGACCGGACGGCCGGGGGACCCGGCTCAGACCCCGGGACGAACGGGCAGTGACAATTCCAATCGAGCGAGGTGGCAACGTTGCAAGCGACCTGGTTTTCGGCAGCAAGCTGGATGTGGCTCGCACTCCTGGCCGGAGTGCTCGCACGCCTCTCGGGTGTTTCGGTATCCCTGGTGGAAATCGGAGTCGGCGTCTTCGCCGGTAACTTCCTCGGCCTCACTCCCCCTCACTGGATGGATTTCCTGGCAGGGTTCGGCAGCATAATGCTCACCTTCCTGGCGGGCGCCGAGGTCGACCCCGCGGTATTGCGGAGCAAAGCTAAAGAGAGCATCTCCATAGGTGTGGCTTCCTTCCTGGCTCCCTTCCTGGGAGCGATGGCCTACGCTCGCTACGTGGCAGGCTGGGATGTACGAGCCGCCCAGATCGCTGGTATTGCGCTCTCCACCACCTCGGTGGCCGTGGTGTATGCCGTCATGGTAGAGACCGGACTGAACCGGACCGAGATCGGGAAGCTCATACTGGCCGCGTGCTTCGTGACCGACCTGGGCACGGTGCTGGCCCTGGGTGTATTGTTTGCCCACTCAGGCTGGGGATTGCTTGGTTTCGCAGTTGTTACGGCCATCTCACTGCTACTGGCCAGCCACCTCTTCCCCAGGGCATTCCGCTACTTCCGTGACCACATCGCCCAACTCGAGGGGAAGGTGGTAACAGCCACCCTGTTCACCCTCGGCGGGCTGGCGCTGGCGGCGGGCAGCGAGGCAGTACTGCCCGCCTACCTGCTGGGCCTGGCCATGGCAACCACCCTGTCTGATCGAGCCGACGTCCTGCACAGGCTGCGGAGCACGGCGTTCCTGCTCCTGACACCCTTCTACTTTATGAAGGCCGGCCTGTACGTGTCTCTGCCAGCCCTGGCTGCCAGCCTGGCCACGATCATGGTCTTCCTGGCCGTAAAGGTCAGCTGTAAGTTCGTCGGCGTCTGGCCCCTTATTTCGCTGTTCAGATTCGAACGCCGGGAGGGAACTTACACCACGTTGCTCATGTCCACGGGGTTGACCTTCGGGACAATATCCTCGCTGTACGGCCTGCAGCACGGCATCATCGACGAGTTGCAGTACACCGTGCTGGTTACCGTGGTCATGCTGAGCGCAGTGGTACCCACGCTCATAGCCCAAGCCTTCTTCCGCCCCCGGTCGCCCGAGCTTCCGCCCCTACCTGAGGAAACTGAAAACCAGATGGTGGCATGGGACACCCCCACGCAGGTGTAGCGGCCAGGGTAGAGGAAGCAAGGAACAGTGGACCCGGACCAGTTGGGGGCGGTGAGCGGCCCGATCCTGGTCTCAGCCCTCCTCCACTTCCGCAAGGGCTACCGCCCGGCCGGCGAACGCTAGCCAGGGGCGCCGACTAACCTGATAGACGTGGAGGTGTCCTTTATGGCGCAAGGGCACAAGGAGATCAAGGTGCGCGTATCAGGCGTGCTCGTTCGCGATGGCCGGATACTCACCATGCTTCACCGCAGGCAGGGCCGCCAGTACCACGTCCTCCCCGGAGGAGGACTGGAGCTGCAGGAGAGCATACCAGACTGCCTGAGAAGGGAGTTCAGGGAGGAGACCACGTTGCAGGTGAAGCCGGGGAGGCTACTGGCGGTGATCGAGACCATCCCGGCCCGGATAACGACGCACTGGCGAGATAACCGGCACGTCGTCGAGCTGGTCTACTGGATTGACGAGGCATCGGGCTACGCCCGCGAAGTGGCCGCGCTCAGCGTGCCTGCGTGGGTGGAAATCGCAGAACTCCTGTCCCTTCACCTGTACCCGCGGGTTAACGAGTGGCTGGCACGCGGGCTGAGCGAGGGTTTTGGCCCGGACCCGGCCCACTTTGTCTTTCCGGTTGAGCCGGTGGGCACGAAGGACCCGCTGAGCTTCTGGCCTGACGACCAGCAGATGTGACCGGCTGTCTTGGTCGGACTCGCGCAGGATGTGCGACACCCTCCCCCCAGGACAGCTACTTGCTGTTCTCCTGGCAGGCTCTCGTACCACTGCGCTACTTCCTCGATGACCTCCAGTTCCAGGTCAAATGCCACATTGGCCTCCATCCGCATCCTCCATCGCTTAATCACCGGGAACCGCGGTTCGGCCAACCACGTTCAAGCACCCCGGTGGCCCCGGCCAGCCAACTTCGTGCGGCCCGGGACCATTACACCACCCACCCTGTCAAGCAGACCCGAGAAGAGCTCTACGGCATCAAGGTATGCTGTCTGCTCGGGCCCCTTGGGTTCGTGGGCAAAGCGGTAGTCGGATTTACGGAAGTACTCGGCCAAGCTTGCCTCCAGGGCACTGAGCCTTCGCAAGAAGTCATTCAGGAGGAAGCTCGCCACAGGGGGCTCCGCCAGGAGGCAGACACGCACCAGATGGTCCCAGCAAAGCCCGTCAGACCGTGTGTAGTCGTCCCTACCTGCCTCTTGTTCCAGGAACTGGACGAGGTGTCTCGCGCCTAGCTCAGCCCGCCTCACCGACGCGACGCAGACAGGGCACGGTTCCTTGCGCTCGAGCACCCGCATCACCACTGCCTGCCAGCGGCGGGCCCTCCAGCGCACGGGCGAACCGGCCCCCGTGCTTACCGCCAGAGCCCTCCTGACCCTCTCCTTAGCCTCACGCACCAGCACGTCGTAGGTGGCAGCCAGCCTCTGGCCCGCCAGTTGTGCCATCCGCCACGCGTGCACGCGGCAGAAGCCGCCGCGGTTCAACACCTCGAGCGTGGCAGCAGAGTAGTAGTTCTCGAGGATGAACCAGGTGCAGTAGGTTTGTTCCGCCAAGTGCTCGAGTCTGCACAGGGCACATCCGGGCAGCCGCAGGGCCTCTCTTAACTCCGCTTCCACAAGGGACACTAGAACTCCGCTTCCACGATCGACGCCGCAGCGTTCAACTCCCGTATGGCGCGCAAGACGCATGGTCATTCACCGGACGAACAGGGGACCGAAGACCAGCGCGACGATGGACATCAGCTTGATAAGGATGTTCATGGAAGGGCCTGCCGTATCCTTGAACGGGTCGCCCACCGTGTCGCCCACCACCGCAGCCTTGTGGGCCGGCGAACCCTTGCCGCCCAGCGCCCCTCCCTCGATGTACTTCTTGGCGTTGTCCCACGCGGCCCCCGCGTTGGCCATGGTCACAGCCAGGAGGAACCCCGATGCCAGAGCTCCCGCAAGAAGTCCCGCCAGCGCCTCCGTACCCAGGACCACGCCTACGGCTATCGGACTGACCACCGCCAGGACGGCCGGTCCAACCATCTGGTGAATGGCCGCTCGTGTGCTTATGTCCACGCACCGAGCGTAATCGGCACGCACAGTCCCCTCCATCAGGCCCGGGACTTCGCGGAACTGATGCCTCACCTCTTCCACCATATGGAGCGCAGCCCTACCCACTGCGTCCAGAGCCATGGATCCAAACAGGAACGGTAAGACTGCACCCAGGAACAGCCCGATCAGGGTTGTATGCTTGCCGAGGTCGATCCCTGCCAGACCCACTGCCTTGCCGTATGCGGAGAAAAGGGCCAGGGCAGTCAAAGCAGCAGAGCCGATCGCGAACCCCTTGCCGATGGCCGCCGTGGTGTTGCCCAGAGCATCGAGCCGGTCGGTGATGCGACGCACTTCTTCCCCCAACCCGGACATCTCGGCGATGCCTCCCGCGTTGTCGGCAACCGGCCCGTAGGCGTCCACGGACATTACCATGCCAATGGTGGCCAGCATCCCCACACCGGCCAGGGCAATCCCGTACAGCCCTCCCAGGGCGAAAGAAACGTAAATCGCAGCCGCGACGAAGAGTACGGGCACGGCTGTGCTCCGCATCCCCAGAGCCAGCCCCGAGAGGAGATCGGTAGCGGCCCCGGTAGTGCACGAAGTCGCCAGGGCTCTGACGGGGGGGCCCGAGGTGTAATACTCGCTCACCAGGCCAATGGCGATCCCGGTGGCGAGCCCTGAGACGATAGCCCCCACAAGGCGCACGTCGCCGGTGAAGAAAGCGGTCAGCGCGCAGGCCGCCACTGCAAACAACCCGGCTGAAACGTAGGTGCCCCACCGCAGGGCGGACTGCGGATCGGAACTCCCCACCCAACGAACATACAGTACTCCCGCCACCGAAGCCAGGGTCCCTGCCGCGATCAGAGACAGCGGAAGCAACACGAACCCGCTTCCCAGACTCACTCCCAGGACCATGGCCGCAACAACCGACCCGACGTAGGACTCGAACAGGTCGGCTCCCATCCCGGCCACGTCCCCCACGTTGTCCCCCACGTTATCGGCTATCACCGCGGGGTTGCGCGGGTCATCTTCCGGGATGCCCGCTTCGAGCTTTCCCACCAGGTCCGCACCCACGTCCGCTGACTTGGTGTAGATGCCCCCTCCCACCCGCGCAAACAGGGCAAGGGAACTGGCCCCGAACGAAAACCCCGTCACTACTTGCGGCACGCGGAAGATGGCTAACACCACCGAAAGCCCCAACAGGCCCAACCCCGCGACGGCCAGGCCCATGACCGCACCCCCGGAAAAGGCCACGCGCAACGCCTGAGATTGACCACGCCTCGCTGCTTCTGCCGTGCGGGCATTCGCATGGGTGGCCGCGCTCATCCCGACCCAGCCAGCCAGGGCAGAACACAGCGCACCCAAAAGATAGGCCAAGCCAGTCTGCCAGGACATCACCGCCGCGAGGACGACCGTGACCGCGAGCACAAAGACAGTTACCGTCCCGTACTCACGCCTCAGGAACGCGGCTGCTCCTTCGTGGATGGCCTGAGAGATTTCCCGCATCTTCTCCGTACCGGTTGGTAGTCTCGATATGGTCCGCCACGTCATGGCAGCTATCCCTGTAGCCACTAACCCCACGCCGATGCACCATGCTTCCCAGCTCAATTTCCACCCTCCTTAACGCAAAAGGCTCCTGGCGCATTCGCCAGGAGCCATCAGTTGCCGCAGCAACGCAAGGCGGGCTCCATCGCCTATTCCGTTCATACGATTAATTTCTCCGGCAAGAGGTTCTTTCCCTTCCTGCACAGGACGCGGCGCTCAGGGGATCGGGTTCCAGCGGCAAACGCCTACTGGTGGCCGTTGCCCACGCCCAGCTCCCTCTCCCCGTCGGCAACAATATCCCGCTTGCCATTCGCGACGCCATGACTTCCTCCCCCCGAGCCGTCTTCGAGCGAGACGCCGTATTCGCTTACCCCCATTCGACCCGCGTCTTCAGTCACTACCAACCATGAGAGTGCCCCGGGAATGCTGCCCGGCGGCATCTTGATACCCGGGAGGAGGAAGTTGCCCGCCGGCCGGGGAACATGCGCAATCGGTGGTTTGCATGTACTTTACCACCCACGCCTTGGTGGGTGCTGCGCTGGGAGCCAGAATGGGGTCACCGGCAGCGGCGGTGGCCGCAGGGCTGCTCTCTCACGCGATCCTGGACGCGGTGCCGCACCACGATGCAGCCGGCCCCCGGGATGCTCTGGTGGACGTCGCCCTGGGTTTGGTAGGCCTGTTCTTGCTCCGCCGCCACATGGGGCCTCTGGCGTGGTGGGGTGCGCTGGCTGCCACCCTCCCCGACGTGGAGGTCGTGCTGCGCTACTACGGGGTCCTGCACCCGTCTCCCTGGGGGTTCCCGAGCCATAACTGGGCTTTCCTGCATCACCGCTCGCCCCCGCCCGGGGGCGTCCTTGTGCAGGCGCCCTTTTTGCTCCTGGCCTTGCTTTCCCTCGTGAGCCGGGCCCAACGGTGTTCACCAGGATGCCGTATTTGGCGCACTCGCACGCCAGGGCGCGGGTGAGGATCATGACCCCACCCGGCACATGCCGCAGCCGGGCCTGCATGCAGCGCCCAGGCCAGCGCTTCTGGATCCGCCCCCAGGGCACGAGATAGGCCAGCCAGAAGGTGCAGCGTGAGCTGACGTGGTGCAGCAAGAATCGGCACCCCCTGGTGAACGGACGATCTATTGCAAGGGAAAGCCCGATCGGATACAATGCTGGGCGGCCAACGCAGTTCGAGAGGATTTCTCGGGGGAGGATCGCTCGAAACGCGGTCCTCCCCTTCGTTCTGAGAGGGCCAATTTGAACGAGGAGGTCAAGAGATGACAACCCTGTACGTCGGCAACCTGAGCTGGGGAACCACGGAGCAGGACCTGCGGGAGGCGTTTGCCGCCTTCGGCGAGGTGCTGGGATGCCGGGTGGTAACCGACCGGGAAACCGGGCGCTCGCGGGGCTTCGGCTTCGTCGAGGTCAACAGCGAGGACGCCTCGCGCTTCATCGACGCGCTCAATGGCGCCGAACTCGACGGCAGAGCCATCGTGGTCAATGAAGCCCGGCCGCGGCGAGAACACGATACCGGCGGCCACAGGCGCAGATACTGAGCCGCACGGAACGGCACCCGACCCTGACCCGAAAGCGAACCATAGACCCTGGTCAGAAGTGCGTCCATCCGCGTGCGCTGAGAGGGACTTCCCCGCCGCCGGAGAGCACCAGCCTGCAACCTGCGCCGGCTTCCGTGATTTCGCCTATCACGGAAACGGGGGTGCCAGTCGCTCCCAGTACCGCCGCACGAATCACCTCGACCCCATGGGGCGGCACGCAAAACAGTAACTCGTAGTCCTCGCCGCCGCCCAGGGCCCAATCCAGGGGATCTAGCCCAACCGCTTGTGCCAAGCGGCGGGTGGGGGCATCGATGGGGATCGTGTCAGCCCAAAGGCGAGCCCCCACGCCGCTGGCATCGCAGATGTGCCTTAGGTCGGCGGCCAGCCCGTCGCTCACGTCGATCATGGCTGTGGCCTGCCCGGTTGCGGCGATGGCATGCGCTTCGTGCAGGCGCGGCGTGGGAGTCTGATGGGCAGCCAGGACGCTATCCCTGTCCCGCTCGTCCACTCCCAGCGACGGATCCAAGAGCAGTGCGAGGCCGGCCGCAGACGCTCCCAGCCGGCCGGTGACCATGATGCGGTCACCGGGGCGCGCACCGTTTCGGCGCAAGAGCCGGGTGGGGGTCACCTCGCCCAGCAGGGTCAGATCGACCATCAGGCAGGCGGACCTGCTCATGTTGCCACCGATGACGTCCGCCCCGAAACGGGTCGCTTCGTCGCATATACCGTCGTAGAGGGCTTCCAGGAAGAAAACGGGGGTGTCAGCCGGGAGTGCGAGCGAGACGAGAAAGTGGGTGGGCCTCCCCGCCACTGCCGCGACGTCGCTCAGGTTGATGGCAGCCACCTTGCGGCCCAGGCGATAGGGATCGCACCTGTCCGGCAGGAAGTGGACGCCGGCCACCTGCACATCACACGTGGCCAGCAGGTAGCGATCGGGCGCGACCGCGATCACGGCCACGTCGTCTCCGATTCCCACCACCACGTCGGGGTTGGGAGGCCTCAGGCGACGTGCCAGCCGCTCGATGAGGGGAAACTCGCCCAGGTCGGCAACTCGCAGGATGGGGCCCGAGTCCCGGGATGGCACGATCTCCGCGATGTCCGGCGACTTGTGGGATTGGTCTGGCCGACCCCTACCCCGCGACCTACGGGACGGCATGGTCCGACCCCTGCCCGGCGAGTACCACCACACGGGCGCCGTTCTCCAGTTGCTCGGGTGTCATGTTGTACAGTGCGTCGAACAGGGCCGCCTTGAAGGAAGCGGGACCACGCGCGTGCGGGGCGGCCATCTCGGCAGCGAGCCCGAAGCAGGCCAGCCCGGCGGCCGAGGCAATCAGGTGGTCGGGCTCTACCGCGGCAAATGCTGCCACCATGGTGGTCGACATACATCCGGTACCTGTGAGCGTGGTCAGCCACTGGTGCCCGTTGTCAACGCCCAGCACGCGCTCGCCATCTGCCACGATGTCACGCTTGCCGGTAATGGCCACGACTGCACCCCACCGACGCCCCGAATTCTGCGCCACCGCGATCGGGTCCCGGACGCCTTCCACGCTCTCCACGCCCCTTACTACCCCCCCCGCACCGGACAGGCTACCGACTTCACCGGAGTTGCCCCGCACGATAGACACACGGATCTCGCTCAACAGGCGCAGATTCGTCTCCGTGCGGTAGGGGGTCGCCCCGGCCCCCACGGGGTCGAGCACGACGGGGATGCCGCGTTCGTTGGCCCGCCGGCCGGCCAGCACCATGGCTTCCACCCAGTCAGGCTCCAGCGTGCCGGGATTCAACACCAGCGCGCCCGCCAGCGCAACCATGTCCGCCACCTCTTCCCTGGCGTGAGCCATGACGGGCAGTGCCCCCACGTGCAGGGTGACGTTGGCCGTGTCGTTCATCACCACCAGGTTGGTGATATGGTGGACGAGGGGCTTTCGCGAACGAATGCGCTCCAGTGCCTCGGCAAATCGTCTCCGGAGATCCTGCTCCTTCATCTCTTCGACTCCTTTCCTGCGCTCACGATGGCGCGCAACTCGCGCGCGGCCGCAGTGACATCCGGGGCGGCCATGATGGCCGAAACCACGGCTATACCCGCCACCCCGCAGGCCATTACGCCGGAGGCATTGTCCGCATTTATCCCCCCGATGGCCACCACGGGGATGCTGACCGACGCCACCAGCCTGCGCAACCCGTCCAGCCCGAGAGGCGGCCCGGTATCGGTCTTGGTCGGGGTAGCGAACACCGCGTTACAACCCAGGTAGTCAGCCCCGTCGGCCTGGGCCTGACGGGCCTGGGCCTCGTTGGCCGCCGTCACCCCCAGGATCTTATCGGGCCCGAGCAACCGGCGGGCCAGCGCAGCGGGCATGTCGTCCTGACCGACATGGACGCCATCGGCATCCGCCGCCAGAGCAACATCAAGCCGGTCGTTGACGATGAAGATGACGCCCGCCTCCCGGGTGATGGCCCGCAGGGCCTGCGCCAGTGCGACGTAGTCGCGGGTGGTGACGTCTTTCTCCCGTAGTTGGATGGCGGTGACACCACCGGCGATGGCGGCCCGGACGACCTCCTCAAGGGGCCGTCCCCGGGCCAGCTGACGATCGGTGACCAGGTACAGCGAGAGATCGAAGTGCTTGCGATTCATCGGGACTCATCCTTTCGGCGGTGCGGGGACAACCGGCGGTGCCGGGAAGCCTGGCGGTCAGGGACCATCCTGCTCAGTGCCAGATGGGCGACGGCGGAAACCAGGAAAGAGGGTAGGGAAGCACCCACGCCGGGCAGGTACGTTACCAGCAGGCGATAGGCGGCAAATCCTAGCGCCCACGCCGCCAGGGCCCGGGCGTTGACGCCCTGCCCGTACCAGTATGCACCGCCGGGGCGATACATCTCGGCCGTCTCGTAGCCCCGGCGCAACGCGAAATAGTCGGCTGCGAGCACACCAAACAGGGGGACGAAAAGGGATCCGATCAGGAACAGGAATCCTTCGTACGCTGCGGTGGGAACGCCGGTGGAGATCCACCACGCCACCAGGAAACACGTGCCACCGGTGAGCACCGCGAGCACCCACTGAGGCGTGCGGCTGAGTACGTTTTGAGCGGAAACCGCCGTCGAGTAAATGTTCGCGAAGGCGTTGTCCGTCTCATCCACCAGGATGAGCACCAGGGCCAGCCAGCCTCCTGCCAGGCTGAGGATGGCCGGGATGAGTTCCTGGGTCCCCAGGGCAAGCACGAACAGTGCACCCAGGGCGTAGAACCACACGTTGGCCACAAAGTAACCCAGGTACGTGCCCCAGAAGGCTTGTCGATCATCCCGGGCGAACCGGTTGTAATCGGCCACAAGTGGCATCCACGACACGGGCATGGCCACGACCAGGTCCACGGCAGCCCAAAACGTCAGGCCCCCCGTGCCGGGGCGTGCGAACAGGGCACCCATGTCGTGGTGGGTGAACAGGTAGACGGTAAGGTAGATGGTGCTGAGATACACCAGCCATACCGCGAATTTCTCTATCCACTGGCGGACCACTGCCAGCGGCCCGCTCACCGCCAGCGCGGTACAGATGGCGGTGAAAAACAGGGCCCAGGCCATGAAGCTGGAGGCGCCGAACACCTGGCGGGCGATGCCGTGTGCGGCCTGGGCCATGATGAAGATCTCGAAGGCACCCCATCCCACCAGCTGGAGCACGTTCAGGAGCGTGGGCAGGTACGAGCCCCGCATGCCCAGGGCCGGCCGGAACAGTACCATCGTGGGGACACCGGTCCGGCTGCCCATGAATCCGACCAGCGCCAGCAGGGCATTACCGATCAGGGTACCGATGATGATGGCGAGCAGCGCCTGCACCAGGCCCAGGGCAGGGACGAGCAGGGTACCGGCCAGCAAGACCAGAAGCCCCACCCCCAGGCTGGACCAGAGCGCAAAGTAATCCAGGAACCCCAGCACCCGGTGGGTGCCCGGGACGGGTTCGATGCCCCATTGCGGCGGCGCCTGGATACGCGGCAGGCCGGTCGACCCCGGCCTTTTTCGCAACTCCATCGATTCGCCTCCCCCCGAAACCCGTCTTCGCCGCCGGACGGCGCGGAGCGCCCTGTTACTAACGTAAGAGCCACCCGACCGGGGTGGCCCTGTGATGCGCTGTAGGTCTCGTTCCCTACGCTGGCATTACCCAGGTCAGGTTCCACGGGTCGAGGGCATCACCAGCCCTCCTCTCAGCCCGGTTAAACCGAGCTCCCCGAGACGCCTATTCGCTTACCCACATTCTATTGCATCCGCCTCTCCTGTCAATACCACCAGAACGTCAAGCCCAGCCGGTCCAGGGTGGCGGGAAGGGGGCGTCCGGTTTCGGGGTCCCAGCCCCGCATGGCATAGTACGTGCGCACCGCCTCGCGGAAAGCAGAACCATCGATGCCGGGATGCCCGCCTGCCGCACCCTCGACGAACCTGGCGGGCAACCGGTCGTCGGCCGCGCCCATGCCTTCCCGGTAGTTGAACAGGCGCGCCATCACGTTGGCCCTCTCGCCCGCCTGCATGAGTTCGTACAGGCTGGTCTCCCAGCCCGTGGCATAGCGCACCGAATCCACCACCATGCCCACGGGCAGCAGGCTGCGCGGCGCCACACAGAAGAAGCAGATCCCCAGCGCCTTGAGGGTGTCCCACCAGATTTCCAGAGTGGCGAAATGCCGCACCTTGGCCGGACCCAGGTCGCGGGCATCCACCGGGTCAAGCAGGCCGAAAGGAGCTATCCGCTCGAGGGGATAGGCGCCCCGCTTGAGGAACATGGTGTCGTGAGCGGCGACCATGTGATCCGCCCCGTGGGCGGCCAGGGCGTACCCGAGACCCACGCTCACCTTCCCCCGGGGATCGTGCATGGCCGCCTCCAGCCCTTTGACTTGCACGGCCAGGGAGGGCGCCGGCCCGCCTATCTTCTCGGCCAGTCTCTTTGCCCCCTCCGCCAGGTCCGCCCCGAACCCTTCCCGCCGGGCGATGAGCCCCACCAGGTCCCGGACCGGCACCCGACCGAAGCGCAGCTCCAGGCCCCCCGTGTCGTCCCGGGTAAGCAACCCCCTTTCGAAACACTCGGTGACGAAGGCCAGGGTTACTCCCGTCGAAATGGTGTCCAAGCCCAGATCATTGCACAAGCGGTTCACTTCCAGGATGGACGCCAGGTCGCTGCTGCCCAGGTTGGAACCGAAGGCGGCAATGGTCTCGTACTCGGGCCCTCCTACCTCGATCCCGTCCAGCCGCACGGTGCGCTTGCACCGCACCGGACAGGCGTAGCATCCCCACCTGTCCACCACAAACTGCTTCTCATACGTCTCCCCGGCCAGGGACTCCCATCCTTCGAAACTGCCTCCGGAGAAGTTGCGGGTGGGCAACATGCCCGTGGCGTTGAGGCCACCCAGCAGGCC comes from the Bacillota bacterium genome and includes:
- the cytX gene encoding putative hydroxymethylpyrimidine transporter CytX encodes the protein MELRKRPGSTGLPRIQAPPQWGIEPVPGTHRVLGFLDYFALWSSLGVGLLVLLAGTLLVPALGLVQALLAIIIGTLIGNALLALVGFMGSRTGVPTMVLFRPALGMRGSYLPTLLNVLQLVGWGAFEIFIMAQAAHGIARQVFGASSFMAWALFFTAICTALAVSGPLAVVRQWIEKFAVWLVYLSTIYLTVYLFTHHDMGALFARPGTGGLTFWAAVDLVVAMPVSWMPLVADYNRFARDDRQAFWGTYLGYFVANVWFYALGALFVLALGTQELIPAILSLAGGWLALVLILVDETDNAFANIYSTAVSAQNVLSRTPQWVLAVLTGGTCFLVAWWISTGVPTAAYEGFLFLIGSLFVPLFGVLAADYFALRRGYETAEMYRPGGAYWYGQGVNARALAAWALGFAAYRLLVTYLPGVGASLPSFLVSAVAHLALSRMVPDRQASRHRRLSPHRRKDESR
- a CDS encoding aldehyde ferredoxin oxidoreductase family protein, producing MTNHRVRRNRGVLIVPAGYPGRILRVDLTEKKVAVEEPGEKFYRMYLGGKGFAGHYLLADVPPGADPLGPENVLVLAGSVVSGLPIPGYSRFTVAAKSPLTGGYGEAEAGGYLAPELKFAGFEAVVVTGAAEAPVYLLIRDGEAEIHDASHLWGLGTFEAEKAIREELRDPRVRVATIGPAGEHLVRFACVMHEGRNAAGRCGLGAVMGSKRLKAVAVRGTGKPELADREAVLGIVRWFRDNYRDNPLTRALHDLGTGGLLGGLNATGMLPTRNFSGGSFEGWESLAGETYEKQFVVDRWGCYACPVRCKRTVRLDGIEVGGPEYETIAAFGSNLGSSDLASILEVNRLCNDLGLDTISTGVTLAFVTECFERGLLTRDDTGGLELRFGRVPVRDLVGLIARREGFGADLAEGAKRLAEKIGGPAPSLAVQVKGLEAAMHDPRGKVSVGLGYALAAHGADHMVAAHDTMFLKRGAYPLERIAPFGLLDPVDARDLGPAKVRHFATLEIWWDTLKALGICFFCVAPRSLLPVGMVVDSVRYATGWETSLYELMQAGERANVMARLFNYREGMGAADDRLPARFVEGAAGGHPGIDGSAFREAVRTYYAMRGWDPETGRPLPATLDRLGLTFWWY